A part of Aegilops tauschii subsp. strangulata cultivar AL8/78 chromosome 2, Aet v6.0, whole genome shotgun sequence genomic DNA contains:
- the LOC109756092 gene encoding protein SYM1 codes for MAASVAFSPACRRLPCNPLSAYTAAPSLVRLAGSSRRLRRACASAEPAGELDGLVPAGLLEELPEGLAFQGAPGGSGGGGGHTMLDRGINAAIVLGAITFALTKLLTVDQEYWHGWTILEILRYMPQHNWSAYEEALKANPLLVKMMISGIVYSLGDWIAQCYEGKPIFEFDRARMFRSGLIGFTLQGSLSHYYYNLCESVFPCKDWWAVPVKAAFDQTAWSGLWNTIYFVALGFLRWESPSTIFSELKSTFFPMLTAGWKLWPFAHLITYGVVPVEHRLLWVDCVEIIWVTILSTYSNEKSEARILDDSSTTDTRDNSR; via the exons ATGGCGGCGTCCGTGGCCTTCTCCCCCGCATGCAGGCGGCTCCCCTGCAACCCCCTCTCCGCCTACACCGCCGCGCCGTCTCTCGTCCGCCTGGCGGGATCCTCCAGGCGCCTCCGCCGCGCCTgtgcctcggcggagccggccggCGAGCTGGACGGGCTGGTGCCGGCGGGGCTGCTCGAGGAGCTGCCGGAGGGCCTCGCCTTCCAGGGCGCCCCTGGCGgcagcggaggcggcggcggccacACGATGCTCGACCGCGGCATCAACGCGGCCATCGTGCTCGGCGCCATCACCTTCGCGCTCACCAAGCTCCTCACCGTCGACCAGGAGTACTGGCAT GGGTGGACTATCTTGGAGATCCTGCGGTACATGCCACAGCACAACTGGTCGGCGTACGAGGAGGCCCTCAAGGCCAATCCGCTTCTTGTTAAGATGATGATCAGTGGCATCGTCTATTCCCTCGGCGACTGGATAGCCCAG TGTTACGAAGGGAAGCCCATCTTCGAGTTTGACCGTGCTCGCATGTTCCGGTCTGGCCTCATAGGGTTCACCCTTCAGGGATCTCTTTCCCACTACTACTACAATCTCTGCGAG TCGGTGTTTCCGTGCAAGGATTGGTGGGCTGTACCTGTCAAGGCTGCATTTGATCAGACAGCTTGGTCTGGGCTGTGGAACACCATCTACTTCGTCGCCTTGGGATTCCTTCGGTGGGAATCTCCGTCCACCATATTCAGCGAGCTCAAGTCCACCTTCTTCCCCATGCTTACT GCTGGATGGAAGCTGTGGCCATTCGCACACTTAATTACATATGGTGTGGTTCCTGTCGAACATAGACTTCTCTGGGTCGACTGTGTCGAGATAATCTGGGTCACCATCTTGTCAAC TTACTCGAACGAGAAATCTGAAGCAAGGATCTTAGACGATTCCTCCACAACAGATACGCGG GACAACTCCAGATAG